From one Cryptosporangium minutisporangium genomic stretch:
- a CDS encoding epoxide hydrolase, with product MVLELSPYRVSVPESDLADLRTRLARTRWPETAPVAGWAQGVPLPALADLCRYWADGYDWRVTEARLNAVPQYLVRVDGVDLHVLHARSPHPGAFPLVLTHGWPGSVLELAGLVGPLTDPVRYGGTAQDAFDVVIPSLPGYGFSGKPTEPGWGVERIAGAWATLMAGLGYSRYGAAGSDWGTSVSSLLGTLDAEHVAGVHLVPPLAGPDPSDQLTDDERDALARLHERGRSASAYSEVHRTAPQTLGYALVDSPAGLCAWLGEKLLTWTDTSSAGFDGLSRDQVLDQVTLYWLTGSAASSARLYAESIERVSGWITGAATDPVQVPVGASIFPAEVPRPSRRWAERRYPDIRYWAEHRRGGHFPALEVPDLLVNDVRAFFRLVR from the coding sequence ATGGTTCTCGAGCTCTCGCCCTACCGAGTGAGCGTGCCGGAGTCCGACCTGGCCGACCTGCGCACCCGGCTCGCGCGCACGCGCTGGCCGGAGACCGCGCCGGTGGCCGGGTGGGCTCAGGGCGTGCCCCTGCCCGCCCTCGCGGACCTGTGCCGCTACTGGGCCGACGGCTACGACTGGCGGGTCACCGAAGCGCGGCTCAACGCGGTGCCGCAGTACCTGGTCCGGGTGGACGGCGTCGACCTGCACGTGCTGCACGCACGCTCCCCGCATCCGGGAGCGTTCCCGCTGGTGCTCACCCACGGCTGGCCGGGATCGGTGCTGGAACTGGCCGGGCTCGTCGGCCCGCTCACCGATCCGGTGCGCTACGGCGGCACCGCCCAGGATGCGTTCGACGTGGTGATCCCGTCGCTTCCCGGCTACGGCTTCAGCGGCAAGCCCACCGAGCCCGGCTGGGGAGTCGAGCGGATCGCCGGCGCGTGGGCGACGCTGATGGCCGGGCTCGGGTACTCCCGGTACGGTGCGGCCGGGAGTGACTGGGGCACCAGCGTCTCCAGCCTGCTCGGCACGCTCGACGCCGAGCACGTGGCCGGTGTCCATCTCGTCCCACCGCTCGCGGGTCCGGACCCGTCCGATCAACTCACCGACGACGAGCGCGACGCGCTGGCGCGGCTGCACGAGCGCGGACGATCCGCCTCGGCCTACTCAGAGGTGCACCGCACCGCGCCTCAGACCCTGGGTTACGCCCTCGTCGACTCTCCCGCCGGCCTCTGCGCCTGGCTGGGTGAGAAGCTGCTGACCTGGACCGACACCTCTTCGGCCGGATTCGACGGCCTGTCCAGGGACCAGGTCCTCGACCAGGTGACGCTGTACTGGCTCACCGGCTCGGCCGCGTCGTCGGCCCGCCTGTACGCCGAGAGCATCGAGCGGGTCTCGGGCTGGATCACCGGAGCCGCCACGGACCCGGTTCAGGTGCCGGTCGGCGCCTCGATCTTCCCCGCCGAGGTGCCGCGCCCGTCCCGCCGCTGGGCCGAACGGCGCTATCCGGACATCCGCTACTGGGCGGAGCACCGGCGCGGCGGCCACTTCCCCGCCCTGGAAGTCCCCGACCTGCTGGTGAACGACGTGCGCGCGTTCTTCCGCCTGGTGCGCTGA
- a CDS encoding ROK family protein translates to MSPPGHRRGLRPARAREPGAQVGQVGLRHAHSVGRELENHRYSGNVVRGRTGGVGNDATLAGVAEARTGAAAGARTALHLLVDVGVGGGLVVNGRPLTGASGAGGEVGHPPFGTPGQRCPCGAAACWDLEVDGRALARHLADEAPDDPYDYAQSVLDRAERGDPDAAAAVARVAAALARGTAGLANLHDPDIVTLDGLAIPLRAAATDAFDTAYTAGLMTFHRDRPPRVIDAAHRDHGALSGAAAVGLDHLTSEAALADWHDLHAREGGS, encoded by the coding sequence CTGAGCCCACCCGGCCACCGGCGCGGTCTCCGGCCAGCGCGTGCGCGCGAGCCGGGTGCGCAGGTCGGCCAGGTCGGACTCCGGCACGCTCACTCGGTAGGGCGAGAGCTCGAGAACCATCGGTACTCCGGGAATGTCGTCAGAGGTCGGACAGGAGGAGTCGGGAACGACGCCACGCTGGCCGGCGTCGCCGAAGCCCGTACCGGTGCCGCCGCGGGCGCCCGCACGGCGCTGCACCTGCTGGTGGACGTCGGCGTCGGGGGCGGTTTGGTGGTGAACGGTCGGCCGCTGACCGGCGCTTCCGGTGCTGGCGGCGAGGTCGGCCACCCGCCGTTCGGCACCCCCGGCCAGCGGTGCCCCTGCGGGGCCGCCGCCTGCTGGGACCTGGAGGTCGACGGTCGTGCGCTCGCCCGTCACCTCGCGGACGAGGCGCCCGACGACCCATACGACTACGCGCAGTCGGTGCTCGACCGTGCGGAGCGCGGAGACCCCGACGCCGCAGCGGCCGTCGCGCGGGTCGCCGCCGCGCTCGCCCGGGGCACCGCCGGACTGGCCAATCTCCACGATCCCGACATCGTGACCCTCGACGGGCTCGCCATCCCGCTCCGCGCCGCCGCGACGGACGCCTTCGACACCGCCTATACCGCCGGGCTGATGACGTTTCATCGGGACCGGCCGCCGCGCGTGATCGATGCCGCACACCGCGATCACGGCGCGCTCTCCGGAGCCGCCGCCGTCGGCCTGGATCACCTGACGTCGGAGGCGGCACTGGCCGACTGGCACGACCTCCACGCGCGCGAAGGCGGTTCGTGA
- a CDS encoding nuclear transport factor 2 family protein, whose product MSSDEVTTLEEQGWRALASGPAAALEFYERVLDDAVLMLLPGGLALDDRDTILKSMSGQPWASFELSDWRVVRPTPDTAVVAYRADAQRDGSAPYSALISSVYVRRQDGWKLTVHQQTPC is encoded by the coding sequence ATGAGTTCCGACGAGGTGACCACGCTCGAGGAGCAGGGCTGGCGCGCACTGGCCTCCGGCCCCGCGGCCGCGCTCGAGTTCTACGAACGCGTTCTGGACGACGCGGTCCTGATGCTGCTGCCGGGCGGTCTCGCGCTCGACGATCGGGACACCATCCTGAAGTCGATGTCCGGGCAGCCCTGGGCCTCCTTCGAGCTGTCCGACTGGCGGGTCGTCCGGCCGACTCCGGACACCGCGGTGGTCGCTTACCGCGCCGACGCCCAGCGCGACGGCAGTGCGCCGTACTCCGCCTTGATCAGCAGCGTCTACGTCCGTAGGCAGGACGGCTGGAAGCTGACGGTCCACCAACAAACACCCTGCTGA
- a CDS encoding serine/threonine-protein kinase has protein sequence MDAVGHLIGGRYRPIAEIGRGGMGVVWRALDERLGREVAVKALAVPPLSTDAERAAMVARAMQEARTAGALDHPNIVAVYDVVEEAGQPFIVMRLVRGHSLDRVVAAAGPLPPDIAARLGLTVLDALAAAHRAGVVHRDVKPANVLIQPDGTVLLSDFSIASALGGSARTAAGVLLGTPGYIAPERLIQGTAGPPADLFALGATLYVAVEGGEAFEAADALSGLFAVATAPHRPPVRAGALAPIIDGLLAKDPAQRPDADATAEALRAIAAPNGRAPGALLAATAALALGPDPPRPPLRPTSIEPMPPFVGAPAVGAPPGRPQRLLGPGRPRVVLAAAGAVLLLLLALAAYAITSLGDGKGSDLTATTADPTPSSSSSPTPSASPSASPPAGLSSDEAALWSGLPGRGIDKQTCRSGPDPDGSDVDATIVCDTVGALRTQVRFYRFESQQDFVSHFEEMNDDNPDGAEHYCANGGSEGYGDWGQRGTVACYWTDGGWWINWGDRDTLVGAELQDYDTDAVATWWRQNSALSG, from the coding sequence ATGGATGCGGTGGGCCACCTGATCGGTGGCCGCTACCGGCCGATCGCGGAGATCGGCCGGGGCGGCATGGGCGTGGTCTGGCGCGCCCTCGACGAGCGGCTGGGCCGAGAGGTAGCGGTCAAAGCGCTGGCGGTACCGCCGCTGTCCACGGACGCGGAGCGCGCGGCGATGGTCGCCCGCGCGATGCAGGAAGCGCGCACGGCCGGTGCGCTCGACCATCCGAACATCGTCGCGGTGTACGACGTCGTCGAGGAGGCCGGCCAGCCGTTCATCGTAATGCGCCTGGTGCGCGGGCACTCGCTCGACCGGGTCGTCGCGGCCGCCGGTCCGTTACCGCCCGACATCGCCGCGCGCCTCGGGCTGACCGTCCTGGACGCGCTGGCAGCCGCCCATCGGGCCGGCGTGGTGCACCGGGACGTGAAACCGGCGAACGTCCTGATCCAGCCGGACGGGACCGTGCTGCTCAGCGACTTCTCGATCGCGTCGGCGCTCGGCGGCAGCGCACGCACCGCCGCCGGTGTGCTGCTCGGCACGCCCGGCTACATCGCGCCCGAGCGCCTGATCCAGGGCACGGCGGGTCCGCCGGCCGACCTGTTCGCGCTCGGCGCCACGCTCTACGTCGCAGTCGAGGGCGGCGAGGCGTTCGAGGCCGCGGATGCGCTCTCCGGGTTGTTCGCCGTCGCCACGGCGCCCCACCGCCCGCCGGTCCGCGCCGGGGCGCTCGCGCCGATCATCGACGGTCTGCTGGCCAAGGACCCGGCGCAGCGCCCGGACGCGGACGCGACGGCCGAGGCGCTGCGGGCCATCGCCGCGCCGAACGGACGGGCGCCGGGCGCGCTGCTCGCCGCGACCGCGGCGCTGGCCCTCGGCCCGGACCCGCCCCGGCCACCGCTGCGTCCGACGAGCATCGAGCCCATGCCCCCGTTCGTCGGCGCGCCGGCCGTGGGCGCGCCGCCCGGGCGGCCGCAGCGGCTGCTCGGGCCAGGCCGGCCGCGGGTCGTGCTCGCCGCCGCCGGTGCCGTGCTGCTGCTCCTGCTCGCGCTGGCCGCGTACGCGATCACCTCGCTCGGCGACGGGAAGGGCTCCGACCTCACCGCCACGACCGCCGATCCCACGCCGAGCTCGTCGTCGAGCCCGACGCCCTCGGCGTCGCCGTCCGCAAGCCCGCCCGCCGGTCTCTCGTCCGACGAGGCCGCGTTGTGGAGCGGGCTCCCCGGACGAGGGATCGACAAGCAGACCTGCCGGTCGGGGCCCGATCCCGACGGCTCCGACGTCGACGCCACGATCGTCTGCGACACGGTCGGTGCGCTGCGGACGCAGGTCCGCTTCTACCGCTTCGAGAGCCAGCAGGACTTCGTCTCGCACTTCGAGGAGATGAACGACGACAACCCGGACGGCGCGGAGCACTACTGCGCCAACGGCGGCAGCGAGGGGTACGGCGACTGGGGCCAGCGCGGCACCGTGGCCTGCTACTGGACGGACGGTGGTTGGTGGATCAATTGGGGCGACCGGGACACGCTCGTCGGCGCCGAGTTGCAGGACTACGACACGGACGCGGTCGCGACCTGGTGGAGGCAGAACAGCGCGCTCTCGGGCTGA
- a CDS encoding choline/carnitine O-acyltransferase has protein sequence MPEWSTRTFGNEDLLPRVPLPTLEDTCDRFLRWCAPLLTADEYARTEAEIAAFLAPDGPGRPLHEILEKYDATEGVHSWLDTFWPYRYLGRRDRIALNANFFFLFRDAPLSQVERATALIVGALAFKHDVDTEALPPAVQRGVPQTMEQNKYLFSTTRIPGAVQDSVRGPYGKGWDGPSRARHILVLHRGNLTKLDVLGPDGAPYAADEIAAALSSLLAADPPRNPHPVGHLTTKARAAWAADREKLQELNPHTLDDVESALFCVDFEDVVPASDLEAADQLLHGDSGNRWFDKAVSFVVFADGRAGINVEHCELDGTTILGFVDYVLGADTAAHTRRAGARSQGTPTASGLDFVLDDALRTSIAEAAESFAEYAAATATDVLTFADFGSNRAKSLGVSPDAFVQMAYQLAHRRAKGLTGATYESIATRQYRRGRTEAMRVVTPEVLSFVAAMDDSSTDKAARKAAFLAAAAAHVRRAKECQVGDAPEQHLWELQLIQRRAGGPEPALFSSPGWLISRDDYLSTSSAPSTAIDYFGFGSTSSQCIGVGYVLLPDRLAVHLSTPRAVADGMAAFAEHLDLALRELTNLFA, from the coding sequence GTGCCCGAGTGGTCCACCCGCACGTTCGGCAACGAGGACCTGCTGCCGCGCGTCCCGCTGCCCACCCTTGAGGACACCTGCGATCGGTTCCTGCGGTGGTGCGCCCCGCTGCTGACCGCCGACGAGTACGCCCGGACCGAGGCGGAGATCGCCGCCTTCCTCGCCCCCGACGGTCCCGGCCGCCCGCTGCACGAAATCCTGGAGAAGTACGACGCGACCGAGGGCGTCCACAGCTGGCTCGACACCTTCTGGCCCTACCGCTACCTGGGCCGCCGCGATCGGATCGCCCTCAACGCGAACTTCTTCTTCCTCTTCCGGGACGCGCCCCTGAGCCAGGTCGAGCGCGCCACCGCGCTGATCGTGGGCGCGCTCGCGTTCAAGCACGACGTCGACACCGAGGCGCTGCCCCCGGCGGTCCAGCGTGGCGTGCCGCAGACGATGGAGCAGAACAAGTACCTGTTCTCCACCACCCGCATCCCCGGCGCGGTGCAGGACAGCGTCCGTGGTCCGTACGGCAAGGGATGGGACGGTCCGTCCCGCGCCCGGCACATCCTGGTCCTGCACCGAGGCAACCTCACCAAGCTCGACGTCCTCGGACCCGACGGCGCGCCCTACGCCGCCGACGAGATCGCCGCCGCCCTGAGTTCGCTGCTCGCCGCCGATCCGCCCCGCAACCCGCACCCGGTCGGGCACCTCACCACCAAGGCGCGCGCCGCGTGGGCCGCCGACCGCGAAAAACTGCAAGAACTCAACCCCCACACTTTGGACGACGTGGAAAGCGCACTGTTCTGCGTCGACTTCGAAGACGTCGTGCCGGCCAGCGATCTGGAGGCCGCCGACCAGCTACTGCACGGCGACTCGGGGAACCGCTGGTTCGACAAGGCCGTCTCGTTCGTGGTCTTCGCCGACGGCCGGGCCGGTATCAACGTCGAACACTGCGAGCTCGACGGGACGACGATCCTCGGCTTCGTCGACTACGTGCTCGGCGCCGACACCGCGGCGCACACGCGTCGAGCGGGCGCCCGCTCGCAGGGCACGCCGACCGCGTCCGGCCTCGACTTCGTCCTCGACGACGCGCTGCGGACCTCGATCGCCGAGGCCGCCGAGTCGTTCGCCGAGTACGCCGCCGCCACCGCGACCGACGTCCTGACCTTCGCCGACTTCGGCTCGAACCGCGCCAAATCGCTGGGCGTCTCCCCCGACGCCTTCGTGCAGATGGCCTATCAGCTGGCCCACCGGCGGGCGAAGGGCCTGACCGGCGCCACGTACGAGTCGATCGCCACTCGTCAGTACCGGCGCGGGCGCACCGAAGCCATGCGGGTGGTGACGCCCGAGGTGCTGTCGTTCGTCGCCGCGATGGACGATTCGTCCACCGACAAGGCAGCCCGCAAGGCCGCCTTCCTCGCCGCCGCCGCGGCCCACGTCCGGCGAGCCAAGGAGTGCCAGGTCGGGGATGCCCCCGAGCAGCACCTGTGGGAGCTCCAGCTGATCCAGCGCCGAGCCGGTGGACCCGAGCCGGCGCTGTTCAGCTCTCCCGGCTGGTTGATCTCCCGCGACGACTACCTGAGCACGAGCTCCGCGCCGTCGACCGCGATCGACTACTTCGGCTTCGGCTCGACCAGCAGCCAGTGCATCGGCGTCGGTTACGTCCTGCTGCCCGACCGGCTCGCCGTGCACCTGAGCACCCCGCGCGCGGTGGCCGACGGGATGGCCGCCTTCGCCGAGCACCTCGACCTCGCCCTGCGGGAGCTGACGAACCTCTTCGCCTGA
- a CDS encoding class I SAM-dependent methyltransferase, producing MSQEDHDHTGKFSFDHIYTAPDPRSYFTTLRQLEYNIPGIARPHFARLIAEYRAVHGVSTPKVLDLGCSYGVNAALLRCDTTMAQLYERYGAALGVGRHRTRDELIEADRRFVRDRHRSDQARFVGLDVSQPALDYAVAAGFLDDALVADLEANEPTEVERAVLAGTDLVISTGCIGYVTEKTLLRIVEAAGGRRPWMAHFCLRMFPFDAIAGHLDDLGYETVRIDQPFRQRRFATAHEQASVLDRLTELGLDARGLEADGWFYAQLHISRPRPESQ from the coding sequence TTGTCGCAGGAAGACCACGACCACACCGGCAAGTTCTCGTTCGATCACATCTACACCGCCCCCGACCCCCGCTCCTACTTCACGACGCTCCGGCAGCTCGAATACAACATCCCGGGCATCGCGCGCCCCCACTTCGCACGCCTGATCGCTGAGTACCGGGCGGTGCACGGCGTCAGCACGCCCAAGGTCCTCGACCTCGGCTGTTCCTACGGGGTCAACGCGGCCTTGCTGCGGTGCGACACCACGATGGCCCAGCTGTACGAGCGCTACGGCGCCGCTCTCGGCGTCGGCCGCCACCGCACCCGCGACGAGCTGATCGAGGCCGACCGGCGTTTCGTCCGCGACCGGCACCGCAGCGACCAGGCCCGGTTCGTCGGCCTGGACGTCTCGCAGCCGGCCCTGGACTACGCGGTGGCGGCAGGCTTCCTCGACGACGCGCTCGTCGCCGACCTGGAGGCCAACGAGCCCACCGAGGTCGAACGCGCGGTGCTGGCCGGCACGGATCTGGTGATCTCCACCGGCTGCATCGGCTACGTGACCGAGAAGACGCTGCTCCGGATCGTCGAGGCCGCCGGGGGACGTCGACCCTGGATGGCCCACTTCTGCCTCCGGATGTTCCCGTTCGACGCGATCGCCGGGCACCTGGACGACCTCGGCTACGAGACCGTCCGGATCGACCAGCCCTTCCGCCAACGCCGATTCGCCACCGCGCACGAGCAGGCGTCCGTGCTCGACCGGCTGACCGAACTCGGCCTGGACGCACGGGGCTTGGAAGCCGACGGCTGGTTCTACGCTCAGCTCCACATCTCCCGCCCGCGCCCCGAATCCCAGTAG
- a CDS encoding HalD/BesD family halogenase, giving the protein MVAPVGADIEHVVDIGRYPFSEPQSGHWHDVVEKVRAELATDGCSVVPGFVRPDLHETLRAEGAAIAPLAHYEMETVNVYNIDVDADLPADHPARIPMRRENAFTARDLIPRDTIIHRLYRDRSFRTFLAACFGLPEIHELGDPLAGLVLNVVAPGLGHPWHFDTNEFAVSLLTQAPEHGGVFEYCPDIRSASAENFADVRAVLEGRDDQRIRRLTLRPGDLQLFRGRYSLHRVTTVRGETQRHTAIFSYSERPGVVGNSVRTRQLFGRVLPEHRATAVRVDQLLD; this is encoded by the coding sequence ATGGTCGCACCGGTCGGCGCCGACATCGAGCACGTGGTCGACATCGGACGGTATCCCTTCTCCGAACCACAGAGTGGACACTGGCACGACGTGGTCGAGAAGGTCCGTGCCGAGCTGGCCACCGACGGCTGCAGCGTGGTTCCGGGTTTCGTCCGCCCGGACCTGCACGAGACGCTCCGAGCCGAGGGCGCCGCGATCGCCCCGCTGGCGCACTACGAGATGGAGACCGTCAACGTCTACAACATCGACGTCGACGCCGACCTGCCTGCGGACCATCCGGCGCGGATCCCGATGCGACGCGAGAACGCCTTCACCGCCCGCGACCTGATCCCGCGCGACACGATCATCCACCGGCTCTACCGCGACCGGTCGTTCCGGACGTTCCTCGCCGCCTGCTTCGGCCTGCCGGAGATCCACGAGCTGGGTGATCCGCTCGCCGGACTCGTACTCAACGTGGTCGCGCCGGGCTTGGGCCACCCCTGGCACTTCGACACCAACGAGTTCGCGGTCAGCCTGCTCACCCAGGCCCCCGAACACGGCGGGGTCTTCGAGTACTGCCCGGACATCCGCTCGGCGAGCGCGGAGAACTTCGCCGACGTGCGCGCCGTCCTCGAAGGCCGCGACGACCAGCGGATCCGGCGGCTGACCTTGCGCCCCGGCGACCTGCAGCTGTTCCGGGGCCGGTACTCGCTCCACCGAGTGACCACCGTCCGGGGCGAAACCCAGCGGCACACCGCGATCTTCTCCTACTCCGAGCGCCCCGGCGTGGTCGGCAACTCCGTCCGCACCCGGCAGCTGTTCGGACGTGTCCTGCCCGAGCACCGCGCCACCGCCGTGCGCGTCGATCAACTCCTCGACTGA
- a CDS encoding nuclear transport factor 2 family protein, with protein sequence MTAQRLPLPPFELATAQQKVQAAEDAWNTRDPERVAGAYTVDSVWRNRDTFVTGRTEIIAFLTAKWERELDYALRKNLWGFRGNRMAVRFQYECRDASGQWWRSYGNELWEFDENGLMRRREASINDVRIDESERWIFGPRPAEEHGREFPLH encoded by the coding sequence ATGACCGCGCAACGACTCCCGCTTCCCCCTTTCGAGCTGGCCACCGCACAGCAAAAGGTGCAGGCCGCCGAGGACGCCTGGAACACCCGCGACCCGGAGCGGGTCGCCGGCGCCTACACGGTCGACTCGGTCTGGCGGAACCGCGACACGTTCGTCACCGGCCGGACCGAGATCATCGCGTTCCTCACCGCGAAGTGGGAGCGAGAGCTGGACTACGCACTGCGCAAGAACCTCTGGGGCTTCCGCGGCAACCGCATGGCGGTGCGGTTCCAGTACGAGTGCCGCGACGCGTCCGGCCAGTGGTGGCGCAGCTACGGCAACGAGCTCTGGGAGTTCGACGAGAACGGCCTGATGCGACGCCGGGAAGCCAGCATCAACGACGTCCGGATCGACGAGTCGGAGCGGTGGATCTTCGGACCTCGTCCGGCCGAGGAGCACGGACGGGAGTTCCCACTCCACTGA
- a CDS encoding TetR/AcrR family transcriptional regulator, with protein sequence MTDRDQLLDAAEQLFYARGIQAVGMDAIRSASGVPLKRIYQLYGGKEELVVGFLRRRDQRWLASLRQHVDTHSDADARILAVFDWLHDWFATPDFRGCAWINAYGELGATSPAVADEVRAHKQAFADSLAGLVADAGRPAALARSLYLLAEGAIVAAAIHRSPDAAADARATAAALLATRN encoded by the coding sequence GTGACGGATCGAGACCAGCTGCTGGACGCGGCCGAGCAGTTGTTCTACGCGCGCGGGATCCAGGCCGTGGGCATGGACGCCATCCGGTCCGCGTCCGGCGTCCCGCTCAAGCGCATCTATCAGCTCTACGGCGGCAAGGAGGAGCTCGTCGTCGGGTTCCTGCGGCGCCGGGACCAGCGCTGGCTGGCCTCGCTCCGGCAGCACGTGGACACGCACTCCGACGCCGACGCGCGGATCCTCGCGGTGTTCGACTGGCTGCACGACTGGTTCGCCACTCCGGACTTCCGCGGCTGCGCCTGGATCAACGCCTACGGCGAGCTGGGCGCGACGAGCCCCGCGGTCGCCGACGAGGTCCGCGCTCACAAGCAGGCGTTCGCCGACAGCCTGGCCGGCCTGGTCGCGGACGCGGGTCGCCCGGCAGCCCTGGCCCGGTCCCTCTACCTCCTGGCCGAAGGGGCGATCGTCGCCGCCGCGATCCACCGGTCCCCGGACGCCGCGGCCGATGCGCGCGCGACGGCCGCCGCGCTACTGGCAACCCGCAACTGA
- a CDS encoding class I SAM-dependent methyltransferase: MTEENLWLRKIAENPDHSAWYIQRFRDLAERGVDLHGEARLIDAMVPRAARILDAGCGTGRVGGYLAGVGHQVTGVDLDPTLIAEAKAQYPDAIWTVGDLALLELPASGFDVVVCAGNVMTFVAPSTRVAVLRGFAAQLAPDGRAVVGFGADRGYPFEDFLTDVAEVGLTPDLLLGTWDLRPLTPESDFLVAVLRRRG, encoded by the coding sequence GTGACCGAGGAGAACCTCTGGCTGCGCAAGATCGCGGAGAATCCCGACCACTCCGCGTGGTACATCCAGCGGTTCCGCGACCTGGCCGAGCGCGGCGTCGATCTGCACGGAGAAGCCCGCCTGATCGACGCGATGGTCCCGCGAGCCGCCCGAATCCTGGACGCCGGCTGCGGCACCGGCCGCGTCGGCGGTTACCTGGCCGGCGTCGGACACCAGGTCACCGGCGTCGACCTGGACCCGACGCTGATCGCCGAGGCGAAGGCTCAATATCCCGACGCCATCTGGACGGTCGGCGACCTGGCGCTGCTGGAGCTGCCCGCATCCGGCTTCGACGTGGTGGTCTGCGCGGGCAACGTCATGACGTTCGTGGCCCCGAGCACGCGGGTGGCGGTGCTGCGCGGTTTCGCCGCCCAGCTGGCCCCGGACGGCCGGGCGGTGGTCGGCTTCGGCGCCGACCGCGGCTACCCGTTCGAGGACTTCCTCACCGACGTCGCGGAGGTCGGCCTCACCCCCGACCTCCTGCTCGGCACCTGGGACCTGCGTCCGCTCACGCCCGAGTCCGACTTCCTGGTGGCCGTGCTCCGCCGCCGGGGCTGA
- a CDS encoding PRC and DUF2382 domain-containing protein: MLTKEQLPRVMNATACDPAGDKIGTIAQVYLDEETDQPEFATVRTGMFGTKESFVPLADAEIRGGQVVVHVDKEQVKAAPTMEPEGPAGGLTEEQIDELYRHYHLESPHHAATSDTSDTSAPFGAPMTHGTSTASTASTMPPKPGPGLHATTRRPGAGDAMTRSEERMRVGTRSEETGRVRLRKYVVTEHVQQTVPVSHEEVRLEREPITAANRDAALSGPEITESEHEVVLHAERPVVRTETVPVERVRLAKEKVTDTETVHGEVRKEHIDYDGPERTR, from the coding sequence GTGTTGACCAAGGAGCAGCTTCCACGGGTGATGAACGCGACCGCCTGCGACCCCGCCGGGGACAAGATCGGCACGATTGCCCAGGTCTACCTGGACGAGGAGACCGACCAGCCGGAGTTCGCGACGGTCCGGACCGGCATGTTCGGCACGAAGGAGTCGTTCGTGCCGCTCGCCGACGCGGAGATCCGTGGCGGCCAGGTCGTCGTCCACGTCGACAAGGAACAGGTGAAGGCCGCACCGACGATGGAGCCGGAAGGTCCGGCGGGCGGGCTGACCGAGGAACAGATCGACGAGCTGTACCGGCACTACCACCTCGAGTCCCCGCACCACGCGGCCACGTCGGACACGTCGGACACGTCCGCGCCGTTCGGAGCGCCGATGACCCACGGCACCAGCACGGCGAGCACGGCGAGCACGATGCCGCCGAAGCCCGGACCGGGCCTGCACGCGACGACCCGGCGTCCGGGCGCCGGCGACGCGATGACCCGCTCCGAGGAGCGCATGCGGGTCGGCACCCGGTCGGAGGAGACCGGCCGCGTCCGCCTGCGCAAGTACGTGGTGACCGAGCACGTGCAGCAGACCGTGCCGGTCTCGCACGAGGAGGTCCGGCTCGAACGCGAGCCGATCACCGCCGCCAACCGGGACGCCGCACTCTCCGGCCCGGAGATCACCGAATCCGAGCACGAGGTGGTGCTCCACGCCGAACGGCCGGTCGTGCGCACCGAGACCGTGCCGGTGGAACGCGTCCGACTCGCCAAGGAGAAGGTCACCGACACCGAGACGGTGCACGGCGAGGTCCGCAAGGAACACATCGACTACGACGGACCCGAGCGCACCCGCTGA
- a CDS encoding SDR family oxidoreductase: MISTNDAMQAFLATQVDKGVHLRNALPVDMIEPADVSAAVAFLLSDEGRYVTGTNLPVDAGFVNRIG, encoded by the coding sequence ATGATCTCGACGAACGACGCCATGCAGGCGTTCCTCGCGACCCAGGTCGACAAGGGCGTCCACCTGCGCAACGCGCTGCCGGTCGACATGATCGAACCGGCCGACGTCAGTGCGGCGGTGGCGTTCCTGCTCTCCGACGAGGGGCGCTACGTCACCGGCACGAACCTCCCCGTCGACGCGGGCTTCGTCAACCGCATCGGGTGA